In a genomic window of Candidatus Competibacteraceae bacterium:
- the lpxB gene encoding lipid-A-disaccharide synthase, whose amino-acid sequence MHIALVAGELSGDLLGGDLIAALKARYPQARFSGVGGPAMIGQGFQSLVPLERLAVMGLVEVLRHLPELIGIRRRLYRQLIADPPQVFIGIDAPDFNLGLERRLRVRGIPTVHYVSPSVWAWRPWRVRKIARAVDLMLTLLPFEAAFYHRHGVTVCHVGHPLADLIPQRSASGTARQRLELAFPAETRVVALLPGSRMGEIARMGALFLETANWLQARRPALHFLIPAATARLYDELARLRAERAPDLPLTLVRGQSREVMAAADVVLLASGTAALEAMLLKRPMVVAYRVAPITAWIARRLVTVAHFALPNLLAGRSAVPEFFQDAATVANLGPAVLRWLDDAPARAELEATFDGLHNRLRRDASHRAAEAIVELLQRKGAGAVEEC is encoded by the coding sequence ATGCACATCGCGCTCGTCGCCGGCGAACTGTCGGGCGATCTGCTGGGGGGCGACCTGATCGCGGCCTTGAAGGCGCGCTATCCCCAGGCCCGGTTCAGCGGTGTCGGCGGTCCCGCCATGATCGGGCAAGGCTTCCAGTCGTTGGTGCCGCTGGAGCGATTGGCGGTGATGGGTTTGGTGGAAGTGTTGCGTCATTTGCCCGAATTAATTGGTATCCGCCGCCGGCTGTACCGACAGCTCATCGCCGATCCCCCCCAAGTTTTCATCGGCATCGACGCGCCGGATTTCAATCTGGGACTGGAGCGCCGGCTCCGCGTTCGCGGCATTCCTACCGTCCATTATGTCAGCCCTTCGGTTTGGGCTTGGCGGCCGTGGCGAGTGCGCAAAATCGCCCGAGCCGTCGATTTGATGTTGACCCTGCTGCCCTTTGAAGCGGCGTTTTATCACCGGCATGGCGTGACGGTCTGCCACGTGGGCCATCCGCTGGCGGATCTGATTCCCCAGCGCAGCGCTAGTGGAACGGCAAGACAGAGGCTGGAGCTCGCTTTTCCGGCTGAAACTCGCGTCGTGGCGCTGCTGCCCGGCAGCCGGATGGGCGAAATCGCGCGGATGGGTGCGCTGTTCCTGGAAACCGCCAACTGGTTGCAAGCCCGACGTCCCGCGCTGCATTTTCTGATTCCGGCGGCGACGGCGCGGCTCTACGACGAACTGGCGCGATTGCGAGCCGAACGCGCGCCAGACTTACCGCTGACGTTGGTGCGGGGGCAGTCTCGCGAGGTCATGGCCGCCGCCGATGTCGTCTTGCTGGCCTCCGGAACCGCCGCACTGGAAGCCATGTTGCTCAAGCGGCCGATGGTGGTGGCTTATCGCGTGGCGCCGATCACGGCCTGGATCGCCCGGCGCTTGGTGACGGTTGCCCATTTCGCTTTACCCAATTTGCTGGCCGGCCGGAGCGCGGTTCCTGAGTTTTTTCAGGACGCCGCCACGGTGGCGAACCTCGGGCCAGCGGTGCTGCGCTGGTTGGATGATGCACCGGCTCGGGCGGAGCTGGAGGCGACGTTCGATGGGCTTCACAATCGGTTGCGCCGCGACGCCAGCCACAGGGCTGCCGAGGCCATTGTGGAGTTATTGCAGCGGAAGGGCGCTGGCGCCGTCGAGGAGTGTTGA
- the lpxD gene encoding UDP-3-O-(3-hydroxymyristoyl)glucosamine N-acyltransferase, translating into MPTLGEVAAVANLRLQGCEAATVVTGVAPLHQAGPGYISFLTHPRYRQYLAATRAAAVILSAEDAAGCPAPALVADNPQVAYARAATLFEPAPPAETGVHPTAWVNPSARIAADAWIGPQCTVEAGAVIEAGVFVGPNCVIGAGATLGENTRLVAQVTVCHRVRLGRRVLVHPGAVIGSDGFGLALDRGGRWLKIPQLGSVLVGDDVEIGANTTIDRGALEDTVIEEGVKLDNQIQVAHNVRIGAHSALAGCVGIAGSVRVGRHCMVGGGVGIAGHLEIADRVQVTGMSLVTKSIVESGIYSSGLAVESNRTWNKISARLRQLDGLFRRVTALEKTIDQDGST; encoded by the coding sequence ATGCCCACGCTGGGGGAGGTCGCCGCGGTCGCCAACCTACGCTTGCAAGGCTGCGAGGCCGCGACGGTCGTCACCGGAGTGGCTCCCTTGCATCAGGCCGGACCCGGCTACATCAGCTTTTTGACCCATCCGCGCTACCGCCAGTATTTGGCGGCCACCCGCGCCGCCGCGGTTATCCTGTCGGCCGAAGACGCCGCCGGTTGTCCCGCGCCCGCGCTGGTGGCCGATAATCCTCAAGTCGCCTACGCGCGGGCGGCCACCCTGTTCGAACCGGCGCCGCCGGCCGAAACCGGCGTTCATCCCACTGCCTGGGTGAATCCCAGCGCTCGCATCGCGGCCGATGCCTGGATCGGACCGCAGTGCACGGTCGAAGCGGGTGCGGTGATCGAGGCCGGCGTTTTCGTGGGACCCAATTGCGTCATCGGCGCGGGGGCCACGCTGGGGGAAAACACCCGTTTGGTGGCTCAGGTGACGGTTTGCCATCGGGTTCGGCTCGGCCGCCGGGTTTTGGTGCATCCGGGAGCGGTGATCGGCAGCGACGGTTTTGGGTTGGCGCTCGATCGAGGGGGGCGTTGGCTCAAGATTCCCCAGCTCGGCAGCGTGCTGGTTGGCGATGATGTGGAAATCGGCGCCAACACCACCATCGACCGCGGCGCTTTGGAAGATACCGTGATCGAAGAGGGTGTGAAGTTGGACAATCAAATCCAAGTCGCTCACAACGTGCGGATCGGCGCTCACAGCGCATTGGCGGGTTGCGTCGGCATCGCCGGCAGCGTCCGCGTCGGACGCCACTGCATGGTGGGCGGCGGGGTTGGAATCGCCGGCCATCTGGAAATCGCGGATCGGGTTCAGGTGACTGGTATGTCGCTGGTGACGAAATCCATTGTCGAGTCCGGTATCTATTCCTCGGGGTTGGCGGTGGAGTCGAACCGGACCTGGAACAAGATCAGCGCGCGCCTGCGTCAGTTGGATGGCCTGTTCCGACGCGTGACGGCCTTGGAAAAAACAATCGACCAAGACGGCTCCACTTGA
- a CDS encoding 1-deoxy-D-xylulose-5-phosphate reductoisomerase, protein MGPLRDRAVSARIGVTILGSTGSIGVSTLDVLQRHADRFRVVALTADRDVEGLLQQCLTHEPSVAVMADFQAAQRLQDRLLALGRPIEVLAGVAGLEQVAAADEAAYVMAAIVGAAGLLPTLAAARAGKRVLLANKEALVMAGPLFVAAVREGGAELLPIDSEHNAIFQCLPAGLSAGDGIARSDVRRILLTGSGGPFRLTPLERLPEATPDQACAHPNWRMGRKISVDSATMMNKGLEVIEACWLFGAAPAQIEVVVHPQSVIHSMVEYRDGSVLAQLGNPDMRVPIAHALAWPRRLDSGAGFVDFARLAALEFQAPDFGRFPCLRLAFAALKAGGTAPAILNAANEVAVRAFLERRIRFTAIAAVVEHVLERVCHHPTETLARILEDDALARNVAGEWIAARPLEA, encoded by the coding sequence ATTGGGCCTTTACGGGATCGGGCCGTGAGCGCGCGCATCGGCGTCACCATTCTCGGTTCGACCGGCTCGATCGGAGTCAGCACGCTCGACGTGTTGCAACGCCACGCCGACCGGTTTCGGGTGGTGGCCCTGACCGCCGATCGGGATGTCGAGGGCCTGCTCCAACAGTGCCTGACCCACGAACCTTCAGTCGCGGTGATGGCCGACTTCCAGGCTGCCCAGCGGTTGCAAGACCGCTTGCTGGCGCTCGGCAGACCGATCGAGGTTTTGGCGGGCGTGGCGGGTTTGGAGCAGGTGGCGGCCGCGGACGAGGCCGCTTATGTCATGGCCGCCATCGTTGGCGCCGCCGGATTGCTACCGACGCTGGCGGCGGCGCGGGCCGGCAAGCGGGTGCTGTTGGCCAACAAGGAAGCACTGGTCATGGCCGGCCCGCTGTTCGTGGCGGCGGTGCGGGAGGGTGGCGCGGAGCTGTTGCCGATCGACAGCGAGCACAACGCGATTTTTCAATGCTTGCCGGCGGGATTGTCCGCCGGCGATGGCATCGCCCGCTCCGACGTACGGCGGATTTTGTTGACCGGCTCGGGAGGTCCGTTCCGGCTCACGCCGTTGGAGCGGTTGCCGGAAGCAACGCCGGATCAAGCGTGCGCGCATCCGAACTGGCGCATGGGCCGCAAGATTTCGGTGGACTCGGCCACGATGATGAACAAGGGTCTGGAGGTGATCGAAGCCTGTTGGTTGTTCGGCGCGGCGCCCGCACAGATCGAGGTGGTCGTGCATCCGCAGAGCGTGATTCACTCGATGGTGGAGTACCGGGACGGTTCGGTGCTGGCGCAATTGGGCAATCCTGACATGCGTGTGCCCATCGCGCACGCCCTGGCGTGGCCGCGGCGCTTGGACTCGGGCGCCGGGTTTGTCGATTTTGCCCGGCTGGCCGCACTGGAGTTTCAAGCGCCTGATTTCGGTCGGTTTCCCTGTTTGCGGCTGGCGTTCGCCGCCCTGAAGGCGGGCGGTACCGCGCCGGCGATCTTGAATGCGGCCAACGAGGTGGCCGTGCGCGCTTTTTTGGAGCGGCGCATCCGGTTCACCGCCATCGCGGCCGTGGTGGAGCACGTCTTGGAGCGGGTCTGCCACCACCCGACCGAGACGCTGGCCCGAATTCTCGAAGACGATGCCCTGGCCCGCAACGTGGCCGGTGAGTGGATCGCGGCGCGACCGTTGGAGGCGTGA
- the fabZ gene encoding 3-hydroxyacyl-ACP dehydratase FabZ has translation MEIKEILEYLPHRYPFLLIDRVLALEPGQSLIGLKNVSFNEPYFLGHFPQRPIMPGVLILEALAQATGVLAFKSESERPDHRSMYYLVGVDNARFKRPVEPGDQLILGVRVDRIKRGVGKFVCEAKVDGQLVASADVMCAKRDIEP, from the coding sequence ATGGAAATCAAGGAAATTCTGGAATATTTGCCCCATCGTTATCCCTTTTTGCTGATCGACCGGGTGCTGGCGCTGGAACCGGGTCAGTCGCTGATCGGCCTCAAGAACGTCAGCTTCAACGAACCTTATTTTTTGGGGCACTTCCCGCAGCGGCCGATCATGCCCGGTGTGTTAATCCTGGAGGCGCTGGCTCAAGCGACCGGCGTGCTGGCGTTCAAGAGCGAGAGCGAGCGGCCCGACCATCGCTCCATGTATTATCTAGTGGGCGTCGATAACGCTCGCTTCAAACGGCCGGTCGAACCGGGCGATCAGTTGATCCTGGGCGTTCGGGTGGATCGCATCAAACGCGGGGTGGGCAAGTTCGTCTGTGAAGCCAAGGTGGATGGCCAGTTGGTGGCGTCCGCCGATGTGATGTGCGCCAAGCGGGATATCGAACCGTGA
- the rseP gene encoding RIP metalloprotease RseP, giving the protein MNSLVSLLAFVVTLGLLITVHEFGHFWVARRLGVKVLRFSIGFGRPLWQWRGRDGVEYVIAVLPLGGYVKMLDEREGEVPPADLERAFNRKPLGSRIAIVLAGPLGNFLFAILAYSLMFAVGVPGAKPLLDAPKPGSLAAAGGFQKGDLVVAVDGEPTPSLSAVMLALVERAMDEEVIRVVVMPECDVDCSSEGADGDRGSTKTRTLDVRGARQLSGAALVFDGVGLVPWRLVVPAVIGQLSAGGAAERAGFQPGDRIIAADGVPVLDWQHWREMIERHPEQPFKVQIERHGVRQILALTPDRRENDQGKQVGFVGAMADIPEDLAQNLRVVVRYGLLEAVGAAIEKTWEMSWLTLRMLGRMLVGKASLDNISGPLTIAQFAGQAANAGVLAFLSMLALVSLSLGVLNLLPVPVLDGGHVLYYLIEWIKGSPLSEAVQNLGQQVGIAVLLLLMGLALFNDFSRLLG; this is encoded by the coding sequence CTGAACTCGCTGGTTTCGCTGTTGGCGTTTGTGGTGACCTTGGGCCTGCTGATCACGGTGCATGAGTTCGGACATTTCTGGGTGGCGCGTCGGCTGGGCGTCAAGGTGCTGCGTTTTTCCATCGGGTTCGGCCGGCCGCTGTGGCAATGGCGGGGCCGGGATGGCGTGGAGTACGTCATCGCCGTGCTGCCGTTGGGCGGTTACGTCAAGATGCTGGACGAGCGCGAAGGTGAGGTGCCGCCCGCCGACTTGGAGCGGGCTTTCAACCGCAAGCCGCTCGGTTCGCGCATCGCCATCGTGCTGGCCGGTCCGCTGGGCAATTTCTTGTTCGCCATTCTGGCTTACAGCCTGATGTTCGCCGTTGGCGTTCCTGGCGCCAAGCCATTGCTGGACGCCCCGAAACCGGGTTCGCTGGCGGCGGCGGGCGGCTTTCAGAAAGGCGACTTGGTGGTGGCCGTCGACGGTGAGCCCACTCCCTCGCTGAGCGCGGTGATGCTGGCTCTGGTGGAGCGCGCCATGGATGAGGAGGTCATTCGGGTGGTAGTCATGCCGGAATGCGATGTCGATTGCTCCAGCGAGGGGGCCGACGGCGACCGCGGCTCCACCAAGACCCGCACGCTGGATGTTCGCGGCGCCCGGCAATTGTCCGGCGCGGCGTTGGTCTTTGACGGCGTGGGCTTGGTTCCGTGGCGTTTGGTGGTGCCGGCGGTGATCGGCCAGCTATCCGCCGGCGGCGCGGCGGAGCGCGCCGGATTTCAGCCGGGCGATCGCATCATCGCGGCGGATGGCGTTCCGGTCCTGGATTGGCAGCATTGGCGCGAGATGATCGAGCGCCATCCCGAGCAGCCTTTTAAGGTCCAAATCGAGCGCCACGGCGTCCGGCAGATCTTGGCGCTCACGCCGGATAGGAGAGAGAACGACCAGGGCAAGCAGGTCGGTTTTGTCGGCGCCATGGCCGATATACCGGAAGACCTCGCCCAGAACTTGCGTGTCGTGGTACGTTATGGCCTGCTGGAGGCGGTCGGCGCGGCGATCGAGAAAACCTGGGAGATGTCCTGGCTGACCTTGCGCATGTTGGGCCGTATGCTGGTCGGCAAGGCGTCCCTGGACAATATCAGCGGGCCGCTGACCATCGCCCAATTCGCGGGGCAGGCCGCCAACGCGGGCGTTTTGGCTTTCCTGTCGATGCTGGCTCTGGTCAGCCTCAGTCTGGGGGTTTTGAATTTGCTGCCTGTTCCGGTATTGGACGGCGGTCATGTCCTGTATTACCTGATCGAATGGATCAAGGGCAGTCCCTTATCGGAGGCGGTGCAAAATCTGGGACAGCAGGTGGGTATCGCTGTCTTGCTGCTGCTGATGGGGTTGGCCCTGTTCAATGATTTCAGCCGTCTGTTAGGTTAG
- a CDS encoding OmpH family outer membrane protein produces MVATALSLPFLPVQAAELKIGFVSIAEILKSAPQAEAASKRLEKEFAPRQKGLVEAQKALRKQEERLSKDGAVMGDSQRRSLEGDIRNQARELKRTSDEFREDFNLRRNEELGKFQKEVLEVINGVAKEEGFDLIVNDGATLYVSSQVDVTKKVLSRLTSK; encoded by the coding sequence ATGGTTGCAACGGCGCTGTCGCTGCCGTTTTTGCCGGTGCAGGCGGCCGAATTGAAGATTGGTTTCGTCAGCATCGCTGAGATTCTGAAAAGCGCCCCGCAGGCGGAAGCCGCCAGCAAGCGGCTGGAAAAGGAATTCGCCCCCCGGCAGAAGGGCTTGGTCGAAGCGCAGAAAGCGCTGCGCAAACAGGAAGAACGCTTGTCCAAGGACGGCGCGGTAATGGGCGACAGCCAGCGCCGGAGCCTGGAGGGCGATATCCGCAATCAGGCGCGCGAGCTGAAGCGGACCAGCGATGAATTCCGCGAAGATTTCAACCTGCGCCGCAACGAGGAATTGGGCAAGTTTCAAAAGGAGGTGCTGGAGGTGATCAACGGGGTTGCCAAGGAAGAAGGCTTCGATCTGATCGTCAATGACGGCGCGACGCTGTATGTCAGTTCGCAGGTGGACGTGACCAAAAAAGTTCTCAGCCGCCTGACCTCCAAGTAA
- the lpxA gene encoding acyl-ACP--UDP-N-acetylglucosamine O-acyltransferase yields MIDPRAVVDPSARLAPDVTVGPFSVIGAEVEIDAGTWIGPHVVIQGPTHIGCDNRIFQFASLGEMPQDKKYGGEPTRLDIGDRNTIREFVTINRGTAQDAGLTRLGDDNWIMAYVHIAHDCMVGDRTIFANGASLAGHVHIEDDVVLGGFALVYQFTRLGMHSFCGFACGVHRDVPPYVTVAGYRAEPYGINAEGLRRRDFSDEEIQAIRRAYKVIYRANLRLEEAVEKVRDMTAEWPRLHILADFLAAPSRNGIVR; encoded by the coding sequence GTGATCGACCCGCGCGCCGTGGTGGACCCGTCGGCTCGTCTGGCGCCGGATGTGACGGTGGGGCCATTTTCGGTGATCGGCGCGGAAGTGGAAATCGACGCCGGAACCTGGATCGGTCCGCATGTGGTGATTCAGGGCCCAACCCATATCGGTTGCGACAACCGGATTTTTCAGTTCGCTTCGCTGGGCGAAATGCCGCAAGACAAGAAGTATGGCGGCGAGCCGACCCGGTTGGACATCGGGGATCGCAACACCATCCGCGAGTTCGTGACCATCAATCGCGGTACCGCGCAGGACGCCGGCCTGACCCGGCTGGGTGATGACAACTGGATCATGGCTTACGTTCATATCGCCCATGATTGCATGGTGGGCGACCGCACGATTTTCGCCAATGGAGCTTCGCTGGCGGGCCACGTCCACATCGAGGACGATGTGGTCTTGGGGGGGTTTGCCCTGGTGTATCAATTCACCCGGCTGGGAATGCACAGCTTTTGCGGCTTCGCCTGCGGCGTGCATCGCGACGTGCCGCCTTATGTCACCGTAGCCGGCTATCGCGCCGAGCCTTACGGGATCAACGCCGAAGGCCTACGCCGCCGCGATTTTTCCGATGAGGAAATTCAGGCGATCCGCCGGGCCTATAAAGTGATTTATCGGGCCAATCTGCGCTTGGAGGAAGCCGTGGAAAAGGTGCGGGACATGACGGCGGAATGGCCGCGCTTGCACATTCTGGCCGACTTCCTGGCGGCCCCGTCCCGCAACGGTATCGTGCGCTAG
- the bamA gene encoding outer membrane protein assembly factor BamA, with protein sequence MKPYRCLLFAAGLWAAASGARAAQFVVQDIQVEGLQRVSAGTVFNYLPVQVGSTVAEKDYPEIIRALFRTGFFADVNLERKGNVLVVTVTERPAIAEVRLSGNRDISTEDLKKALTGVGLAEGRVFDRSLLDKVEQELLQQYYSRGRYGVRVKSQVQALERNRVAIAIDIAEGAVASINRINIIGNKAFSEKELLKQLQSSTSGWFSFFTKDDQYSKQKLAADIESLRSFYLDRGYLKFNVESTQVSITPDKQDVYITVNINEGERYTLEDVALSGNFGVVPEQDLRKLITIKQGDTFSRAKMAEVAKKMSERLGEEGYAFANVNTVPRLDDENKKVAINFAIDPGRRVYVRRINFQGNSKTQDEVLRRELRQTEGGWISGKDLERSKTRLQRLDYLESVNVETPAVPGTNDQVDVNYTIVERSSNSVMFGIGYGQESGLLLNASLTQNNFLGTGNQLGIVFNNSDIGQNYNISFNNPYYTLDGVSLGFRLFYRAIDSSQLNTSNYTQNIYGGQINFGFPLNEFDTLRLSPGYEHIWFDTQTDTAPEVVDYLRKHGDSYDQFKLDGGWAHDTRDRAIFPTSGSLNQLSAQVALPGSTAEFYKLNYRGVAYFPFAPWLTWSLGGEVGYGNGYGGTDGLPFFENFYAGGLRSVRGYKANTLGPRYSNNDPSGGAFKTIASTQLIFPVPFVEKSENVRVAAFLDAGNVFSTVDGFDAGELRYSVGLSGTWISPFGPLVLSVAAPLNEKDGDETEAFQFSFGIPIN encoded by the coding sequence ATGAAACCGTATCGCTGTTTGCTGTTCGCTGCTGGTCTGTGGGCCGCGGCCTCCGGCGCGCGCGCCGCGCAATTTGTCGTGCAAGACATCCAGGTCGAGGGCCTGCAACGGGTTTCCGCCGGCACGGTGTTCAACTACTTGCCCGTTCAGGTCGGTTCGACCGTTGCGGAGAAGGATTATCCCGAGATCATCCGGGCGCTGTTTCGCACCGGTTTCTTCGCGGACGTCAATTTGGAGCGCAAGGGCAACGTGTTGGTGGTGACCGTGACCGAACGGCCGGCCATCGCCGAGGTTCGCCTGTCCGGCAACCGGGACATCAGCACCGAGGATCTGAAAAAGGCGCTGACCGGCGTCGGATTGGCGGAAGGCCGAGTGTTCGACCGATCGTTGCTGGATAAAGTCGAACAGGAATTACTGCAACAGTATTACAGCCGGGGGCGCTACGGAGTTCGGGTCAAGAGTCAGGTGCAAGCGCTGGAGCGCAACCGGGTGGCGATCGCCATCGACATCGCGGAAGGCGCGGTGGCCAGCATCAACCGAATCAACATCATCGGTAACAAGGCGTTCAGCGAGAAGGAGCTTTTGAAACAATTGCAGTCGTCCACGAGCGGCTGGTTCTCGTTTTTCACCAAGGACGATCAATATTCCAAGCAGAAGCTGGCGGCCGACATCGAAAGTCTGCGCTCTTTCTATCTGGATCGGGGCTATCTCAAGTTCAACGTCGAATCGACCCAGGTCTCGATCACCCCGGACAAGCAGGATGTGTACATCACCGTCAACATCAATGAAGGCGAGCGTTACACCCTGGAAGATGTGGCCTTGTCAGGCAACTTCGGCGTCGTCCCGGAGCAGGACTTGCGCAAGCTGATCACCATCAAGCAGGGGGACACCTTTTCCCGCGCCAAGATGGCCGAGGTCGCCAAGAAAATGAGCGAGCGCCTGGGCGAGGAAGGCTATGCCTTCGCCAATGTCAATACCGTGCCGCGCCTGGACGACGAAAACAAGAAAGTCGCGATCAATTTCGCAATCGATCCAGGCCGGCGGGTTTACGTGCGCCGCATCAACTTTCAGGGTAACAGCAAAACCCAAGATGAAGTGCTGCGCCGGGAGTTGCGGCAAACCGAGGGCGGATGGATTTCGGGCAAGGATCTCGAACGTTCCAAGACCCGCTTGCAACGTCTGGATTACCTAGAAAGCGTCAATGTCGAAACGCCCGCCGTACCCGGCACCAACGATCAGGTGGACGTGAACTACACGATCGTCGAACGCTCCTCCAACAGCGTGATGTTCGGCATCGGTTACGGCCAAGAATCGGGTTTGTTGCTCAACGCCAGTCTGACCCAGAACAACTTTTTGGGGACCGGCAATCAGTTGGGTATCGTCTTCAACAACAGCGACATCGGCCAAAACTACAACATTTCCTTTAACAATCCTTATTATACGCTAGACGGCGTCAGCCTCGGTTTCCGGCTGTTCTACCGGGCCATCGACAGCTCCCAGCTCAACACCTCCAACTACACGCAGAACATTTACGGCGGCCAGATCAATTTCGGCTTTCCGTTGAACGAATTCGATACGTTGCGCCTCAGCCCCGGCTACGAACACATCTGGTTCGACACCCAAACGGACACCGCGCCCGAAGTGGTGGATTATCTGCGCAAGCACGGTGATTCCTACGATCAATTCAAGCTGGATGGCGGTTGGGCGCACGATACCCGCGACCGGGCTATTTTTCCGACCAGCGGCAGCCTGAACCAGCTCTCGGCGCAAGTCGCCCTACCCGGTAGCACGGCGGAATTTTATAAATTGAATTACCGAGGCGTCGCTTATTTCCCGTTCGCGCCCTGGCTGACGTGGTCGCTTGGCGGTGAGGTCGGCTATGGCAACGGCTACGGCGGTACCGACGGCCTGCCCTTTTTCGAAAACTTTTATGCGGGCGGCTTGCGGTCGGTGCGAGGTTATAAAGCCAATACGCTGGGGCCTCGCTATAGTAATAACGATCCCAGCGGGGGCGCGTTCAAGACGATTGCCAGCACCCAATTGATTTTCCCGGTGCCTTTCGTTGAAAAATCCGAAAATGTGCGGGTGGCGGCGTTCCTGGACGCCGGTAACGTTTTTTCGACCGTGGATGGCTTCGATGCCGGCGAATTGCGCTATTCCGTCGGCCTTTCAGGGACATGGATCTCTCCGTTTGGCCCTTTGGTATTAAGCGTTGCCGCGCCGCTCAATGAAAAAGACGGTGATGAAACGGAAGCCTTCCAATTCTCGTTCGGCATTCCGATTAATTGA